The DNA segment GTACGCTCGACTCGCTCTCCTAATTCGGGCTCTGGCAGCGGTGAAAACCACACAAAGGCCATCAACCCCAAAAGTACAAACATCATCATTAAATAGGGCTGTACTAAACGATTGGCTAATTCCGTTAACGCCAATTGGCGCTGCGCATCGGACAGGCTGGCCAATGCCGTTTCACTGTAGGGTTCCATGCCCGTTAAAATCCAAGCCGTGAAGATTATTGGCACAATAAAGCCCGCGCCCTTATTCACTATCCCCATTAAACTTATCCGCATTGCCGCGCTTTCCCTTGGGCCAATACAGACAATGTAAGGATTGGCCGCCGTTTGCAGCAAGGTTAAGCCCGTACCCAACACAAATAACGCCAAGAGGAAGGTCGCAAAATGCCCGACCAAAGCCGCCACAATAAACAAGCCCGCGCCTGCCGCCATAATCCCTAAACCTAAGGTCATACCCATCTTATAGCCGAGCTTTGTGAGGATGGATGAGGTCGGCAGTGCCATCACAAAATAAGCAATGTAAAACACAAAGGTAACTAAATAGGCTTCAAACTCATTCAACTGACAGGCGATTTTTAAAAATGGGATCAAGGCACCATTGAGCCAAGTCACAAAGCCAAAGACAAAAAATAAAATGCCTATCAGTAACATAGGAATAAAACTGCCCTGCGGCGAGGCCGTAGGCTGGGTACTGTCGGACGTGAATTTCATCGTTTCACCTTTTGTTATTGGTTTATTGTTATTTTGCTTGTTGAATGGGCCATGGGTTGAGCACTTAGCTCACCCAAATTAATGCCGCTTTACTTATTGTTTTAATTGATATATCGATAACTTACGCAAACTGAGCCTGCTCGACTTGATACTGCAATTCCCCAGCAATCCAAACCGCTAAGACTCTCTGCTCATCATCGAGCCAGACCCAATCCGCCTGTTTACCTTCGGCAATGTCCCCCAATTGCGGCCGCTGAATAAAGTCGGCGGGCGTGCGTGTCGCCATCTGTACTGCGTTGCTAAGGCCAAGATTGAGTTCGGTAGCGGCATAACGCACCGCGCTTGCCATATCCAGCACAGAGCCCGCTAAGGAGCCATGTTGATCCCTCAGCGTCATTCCTTCACGAACCACTTTGCCATCGAAGAAATGAAACTCCGTTTGCTCACTCCCTAAGGGCGACATGGCATCGGTGACTAACATCAGGTGCTCAGTACCCTTTGCTCGCCACGCCGCCAATGCCGAGATGGGATGCACATGTTGACCATCGAGAATAATCCCGCAGTAGGTGTTTTCACTGGCCAATGCCGCGCCCACCATGCCCGGTTCACGGGACGTCAATGCCGACATGCCGTTGTAGAGGTGGGTAAAACCCGATGCGCCGGCCTCAATGGCCTTAAGCACTGTCTCACCATCGGCATTCGAATGCCCAAGACTGACAATGGCGCCGGAGGCCACGAGGCGTTTGATTTGTTCTGGAGTGACAGATTCTGGCGCTAGGGTGATAAGCCTGACACCGAGATC comes from the Shewanella mangrovisoli genome and includes:
- a CDS encoding sugar MFS transporter — encoded protein: MKFTSDSTQPTASPQGSFIPMLLIGILFFVFGFVTWLNGALIPFLKIACQLNEFEAYLVTFVFYIAYFVMALPTSSILTKLGYKMGMTLGLGIMAAGAGLFIVAALVGHFATFLLALFVLGTGLTLLQTAANPYIVCIGPRESAAMRISLMGIVNKGAGFIVPIIFTAWILTGMEPYSETALASLSDAQRQLALTELANRLVQPYLMMMFVLLGLMAFVWFSPLPEPELGERVERTQADWKAILQYPQVILGALTLFSYVGAEVIAGDSIGLFSQGLGVAHFGMMTSYTMGFMVLGYVLGILLIPRWISQQTALVGSAIAGLLFTLGVLLSDSQSQALSELLLGWLGVLPVPDPVLYLALLGLANALVWPAVWPLALEGLGRLTATASALLIMGIAGGAILPLLYGYIAHSQGDSQMAYFLLLPCYGLIFYYAIWGHKLTAKVASSTAMVNE
- the agaAII gene encoding N-acetylgalactosamine-6-phosphate deacetylase AgaAII, whose amino-acid sequence is MKPNTDFMLIADGAKVLTQGKLAEHCAIEVSDGIICGLKSTISAECTSDKPHYRLTSGTLVAGFIDTQVNGGGGLMFNHAPTLETLRLMMQAHRQFGTSAMLPTVITDDIKVMQTAADAVAEAIDCQVPGIIGIHFEGPHLSVAKRGCHPPAHLRGITEHEWQLYLRQDLGVRLITLAPESVTPEQIKRLVASGAIVSLGHSNADGETVLKAIEAGASGFTHLYNGMSALTSREPGMVGAALASENTYCGIILDGQHVHPISALAAWRAKGTEHLMLVTDAMSPLGSEQTEFHFFDGKVVREGMTLRDQHGSLAGSVLDMASAVRYAATELNLGLSNAVQMATRTPADFIQRPQLGDIAEGKQADWVWLDDEQRVLAVWIAGELQYQVEQAQFA